The following are from one region of the Lacinutrix sp. Bg11-31 genome:
- a CDS encoding glycosyltransferase family 2 protein: MLILFHKNNTVVKVIDNTTSETIVLAEKEPTKALFLLASKYSNRIIAWSHISNKSNINTKALKSCFTSNNVMVSNGKSTYLGDAIGYVEDSLFINVNRETNFPTWLMHSNCGAIYGEKLLLFKESINSKNSLDYNLNSIAKLGMENGLLCYFSPEIVENNNEDYVDRKATASELFKFVKEHFRARWTVLLFLNLLIFEKRISLIPLIKSLFFKQKTFGNVITSKTDTTKTIVYSSISVLIPTLGRAKYLYDVLKDLAKQTLVPVEVILIEQDDSGITKTELNYIKTEDWPFKINHKLIAQTGACNARNIGLELVTSDYVFMADDDIRFNKDTIDQAVKFMQTHDFKAITLSCLRANETEKHKVPIQWAAFGSGCSIVKTSALKNLKFDMAFEHGFGEDTDFGMQLRNNGVDVIYLPYVQLKHLKAPIGGFRNKHIHDWEKENVEPKPSPTVMLYNLKYKSIQQLKSYKLTLLFKFYKSQAIKNPFKYYSTFKKRWSLSKTWANRLNNLNF, translated from the coding sequence TAGCTTCTAAGTATAGTAACCGTATTATTGCTTGGAGTCATATTTCAAATAAAAGTAACATTAATACTAAAGCTTTAAAGTCTTGTTTTACCTCAAATAATGTTATGGTTTCTAATGGTAAATCTACCTATTTGGGAGATGCCATTGGCTATGTTGAAGATTCACTTTTTATTAATGTAAATAGAGAAACAAATTTCCCTACTTGGTTAATGCATAGTAATTGTGGCGCAATTTATGGCGAAAAACTATTACTATTTAAAGAATCTATAAACAGTAAAAATAGTTTAGATTATAATTTAAATAGTATCGCAAAACTAGGAATGGAGAATGGTTTGCTTTGTTATTTTTCTCCAGAAATTGTAGAAAATAATAATGAAGATTATGTAGATAGAAAAGCAACTGCTTCGGAATTGTTTAAGTTTGTTAAAGAACATTTTAGAGCACGTTGGACGGTTTTATTATTTTTAAATCTGCTAATTTTCGAAAAAAGAATTTCATTAATTCCTTTAATAAAAAGCCTGTTTTTTAAACAGAAGACATTTGGTAACGTAATAACATCTAAAACTGATACTACAAAAACGATAGTATATTCTTCAATTTCTGTGCTAATACCAACATTAGGAAGAGCCAAATATTTGTATGATGTTTTAAAGGATTTAGCTAAGCAAACACTAGTACCTGTAGAAGTAATACTAATAGAGCAAGACGATAGTGGGATTACAAAAACAGAATTAAACTACATTAAAACCGAAGATTGGCCATTTAAAATAAATCATAAACTTATAGCGCAAACAGGTGCATGTAATGCCAGAAATATTGGCTTAGAATTAGTGACATCAGATTATGTTTTTATGGCAGACGATGATATAAGGTTTAATAAAGACACAATAGATCAAGCTGTGAAATTTATGCAAACGCACGATTTTAAAGCGATAACTTTAAGTTGTTTAAGAGCGAACGAAACCGAAAAACATAAAGTACCTATACAATGGGCTGCTTTTGGTTCTGGTTGTAGTATTGTAAAAACAAGTGCTTTAAAAAACTTAAAATTCGATATGGCTTTCGAGCATGGTTTTGGCGAGGATACAGACTTTGGAATGCAACTTAGAAATAATGGTGTTGATGTTATCTATCTTCCTTATGTACAGTTAAAACATCTAAAAGCACCAATAGGAGGCTTTAGAAATAAGCATATACATGATTGGGAAAAAGAAAATGTAGAACCTAAACCATCTCCAACAGTTATGCTTTATAATTTAAAGTATAAATCAATACAGCAACTAAAGAGTTATAAATTAACGTTATTGTTTAAATTCTATAAAAGTCAAGCGATAAAGAATCCATTTAAATATTATAGTACTTTTAAGAAGCGATGGAGTTTAAGTAAAACGTGGGCAAATAGATTAAATAATTTAAATTTTTAA
- a CDS encoding glycosyltransferase family 2 protein, producing MNFSLIVCTYMRPQPLLKLLQSVKKQTLYPNTILIIDGSTDNKTETVLKENTFDSLSYYKVDEANRGLTKQRNYGINLVETATEIICFLDDDIILTPNYFEALISTYKTKPKALAVGGYITNEIDWQQQTKANDKNYFYYDGWQRKEPLRFKIRRLFGVLPDAQPGFMPTFSHGRSVSFLPPSGKVYPVEQIMGGVSSYKKEVFNTLSFSNYFIGYGLYEDADFSLRLAKLGKLYINTAAQLAHYHDASGRPNKFSYGKMVIRNGWYVWRVKYANPTLKARFKWHVTAILLTKVRLLNVITTTNRKEALTESLGRIVGWFSLFFNAPKIK from the coding sequence ATGAATTTCTCTCTAATCGTTTGCACATACATGAGACCGCAACCACTTTTAAAGTTGTTACAATCGGTTAAAAAGCAAACGCTATATCCAAATACCATTTTAATTATTGATGGTTCTACAGATAATAAAACGGAAACTGTTTTAAAAGAAAATACGTTTGATAGTTTGAGCTATTATAAAGTTGATGAAGCAAATCGCGGACTCACAAAACAACGTAATTATGGTATTAATTTAGTTGAAACTGCTACAGAGATTATTTGTTTTCTTGACGACGATATTATATTAACGCCAAACTACTTTGAAGCTTTAATAAGCACATACAAAACAAAACCGAAGGCATTAGCTGTAGGCGGTTATATTACAAACGAAATAGATTGGCAACAGCAAACGAAAGCAAACGATAAGAACTATTTTTATTATGATGGTTGGCAGCGTAAAGAGCCATTGCGTTTTAAAATAAGGCGTCTGTTTGGTGTTTTACCAGATGCACAACCAGGTTTTATGCCTACATTTTCTCATGGAAGATCGGTAAGTTTTTTACCGCCTTCAGGAAAAGTGTATCCAGTAGAACAAATAATGGGAGGTGTATCGTCCTACAAGAAGGAAGTGTTTAATACCTTATCTTTTTCTAACTATTTTATAGGTTATGGTTTATATGAAGATGCAGATTTCTCTTTACGATTAGCAAAATTAGGGAAGTTATACATTAATACTGCAGCGCAATTAGCGCATTATCACGATGCTTCTGGTAGACCAAATAAATTTAGCTATGGTAAAATGGTTATTAGAAATGGTTGGTATGTATGGCGTGTAAAATATGCTAATCCTACTCTAAAAGCGAGGTTTAAATGGCACGTAACCGCTATCTTGCTAACCAAAGTAAGATTGCTTAATGTAATTACAACAACCAATAGAAAAGAAGCACTCACCGAGAGCTTAGGAAGAATTGTAGGCTGGTTCTCTTTGTTTTTTAATGCTCCAAAAATTAAATAA
- a CDS encoding glycosyltransferase family 4 protein, which produces MRFLIISHALHKTVNQQVYSYAPYVREMNVWLKHVDNVTVIAPKVENNINAIEIPYKHQNIQLQSIPSIQFTSVNHILLALLNLPVIFFRIFIACKQADHIHLRCPGNIGLLGCIAQVFFPKKIKTAKYAGNWAPKAKQPLSYRFQKWLLSNTILTKNIQVLVYGNWKNQTKNIKSFFTATYSQSEIEKAPNREYNTELKFIFVGSLVTGKRPLLAIQIIENLKRKGYNVSLDLFGDGVLKAELFQYISENRIESIINIHGNKTKDIVKEALKIAHFSILPSKSEGWPKAIAEAMFFGCIPVVTKISCVPFMLDYGKRGVLIESELEDATQTIINVVADKERLSLMSELALKWSQHYTLDLFESEIVKLLKQ; this is translated from the coding sequence ATGCGGTTTTTAATTATTTCTCATGCTTTACACAAAACTGTAAACCAACAGGTTTATAGTTATGCACCTTATGTTCGCGAAATGAATGTGTGGCTTAAGCATGTAGATAATGTAACTGTTATTGCTCCAAAAGTTGAAAACAATATTAATGCTATAGAAATACCTTATAAGCATCAAAATATACAATTACAATCTATACCAAGTATTCAATTTACAAGCGTAAACCATATTTTACTAGCGTTGTTAAATTTGCCAGTTATCTTTTTTAGAATCTTTATAGCGTGTAAACAAGCAGATCATATTCACTTACGTTGCCCAGGAAATATTGGATTATTAGGTTGTATTGCTCAAGTTTTTTTTCCAAAGAAAATAAAAACAGCAAAATATGCTGGTAATTGGGCTCCTAAAGCAAAACAACCTTTAAGTTATCGTTTTCAAAAATGGTTATTGAGCAACACCATTTTAACTAAAAATATTCAAGTTTTGGTTTATGGAAACTGGAAAAATCAAACTAAAAATATAAAATCATTTTTTACAGCAACATATAGCCAATCGGAAATAGAAAAAGCACCAAATCGTGAGTACAACACAGAACTTAAGTTTATTTTTGTAGGTAGCTTAGTAACTGGTAAAAGACCGTTATTAGCAATTCAGATTATCGAAAACTTAAAGCGAAAAGGATATAATGTAAGTTTAGATTTGTTTGGCGATGGTGTTTTAAAAGCCGAATTATTTCAATATATTTCAGAAAATAGGATAGAAAGCATTATTAATATTCATGGCAATAAAACTAAAGACATTGTAAAAGAGGCATTAAAAATAGCTCATTTTTCAATATTACCTTCTAAGTCAGAAGGTTGGCCAAAAGCCATTGCAGAAGCGATGTTTTTTGGTTGTATTCCAGTAGTTACTAAAATATCATGTGTGCCTTTTATGTTAGATTATGGGAAAAGAGGTGTTTTAATTGAGTCTGAACTAGAGGATGCAACACAAACAATAATTAATGTAGTAGCAGATAAAGAACGTTTAAGTTTAATGTCAGAATTAGCCTTAAAATGGTCGCAACATTATACTTTAGATCTTTTCGAGAGTGAAATAGTTAAACTATTAAAGCAATAA